The Desulfoscipio gibsoniae DSM 7213 genome contains a region encoding:
- a CDS encoding YkvI family membrane protein has protein sequence MHKQISTLKIAAIYMGAVIGAGFASGQEIMQFLIVHGRNGIKEVLLVTILFCYLGAVILCLSEKFKTDNYLTIINYLVGKKIAKILDIISLLMLAGGLSVMLSGGGAVFSEHLNITAWYGILIIVVINCLVLLCGIQGFVWLNAILVPLKITAILIISILIIQLQNNPGSINIMQLPDNITRHWFVSGLLYVSYNMIIVIAVLTTIGKGINARKAITGGVLGGIGLGITAGVMLLAGLAVYPEITNYKVPMLYMAGIVGSGVKNIMGFLIWLAILTTTVANAHGFASRLAEPGSNRYKVIGIGVTLLAIPLARFEFDKLVGIIYPIFGYAGLLLIFILILGPPYKFLRLSILKK, from the coding sequence GTGCATAAACAAATTTCTACTTTAAAAATCGCTGCTATATATATGGGTGCTGTAATAGGCGCAGGTTTTGCATCCGGTCAAGAAATTATGCAATTTTTAATTGTGCATGGCCGCAATGGTATCAAAGAAGTATTGTTAGTAACCATTTTGTTTTGTTATTTAGGAGCAGTTATCCTTTGTTTATCGGAAAAATTTAAAACAGATAATTATTTAACAATAATTAATTATTTAGTAGGTAAAAAAATTGCTAAAATACTTGATATAATAAGTCTATTAATGCTGGCAGGTGGATTAAGTGTAATGCTCTCCGGCGGTGGAGCAGTATTCAGCGAGCACCTTAATATCACTGCCTGGTATGGAATTCTAATAATAGTAGTTATAAATTGCCTGGTTCTATTATGTGGAATACAAGGATTTGTGTGGTTAAATGCTATTTTGGTACCATTAAAAATAACTGCGATATTAATAATATCAATATTAATCATACAGCTGCAAAATAACCCCGGTTCTATAAATATTATGCAGTTACCTGATAATATTACCAGGCACTGGTTTGTATCCGGTTTATTGTATGTTTCATATAATATGATAATAGTTATTGCAGTATTGACCACTATAGGAAAAGGTATTAATGCAAGAAAAGCTATAACTGGCGGAGTTCTAGGCGGGATAGGATTAGGTATTACGGCTGGAGTTATGCTTTTGGCTGGATTAGCTGTATATCCCGAAATTACAAATTATAAAGTGCCTATGCTATACATGGCTGGAATAGTAGGTTCCGGTGTTAAAAATATCATGGGGTTTTTAATCTGGTTGGCTATTTTAACTACAACGGTAGCTAATGCACATGGTTTTGCGTCTCGATTAGCCGAACCGGGCAGTAACAGATACAAGGTAATAGGAATTGGAGTCACTCTACTGGCTATACCTCTTGCAAGGTTTGAATTTGATAAACTGGTAGGTATTATCTA
- the yyaC gene encoding spore protease YyaC, translated as MAVLNQIFKSTAKKCRVHVEDTLASEKIFMAIMEKFNQYNVIRPRPVVLLCIGTDRSTGDCLGPLVGSKLNYQHSNFFEIYGNLDYPVHAGNLQECLSEIQQKYVDPFVIALDACLGSIDNVGYITIGDGSLQPGAGVNKSLPPVGHIYITGIVNVGGFMEYLVLQNTRLNLVMKMADIIVQGLSKVAINSRQEKARSC; from the coding sequence ATGGCTGTACTAAACCAGATATTTAAAAGTACTGCAAAAAAATGTAGAGTGCACGTTGAAGACACACTGGCTTCAGAGAAAATATTTATGGCTATAATGGAGAAATTTAATCAGTATAATGTTATCCGGCCCAGACCTGTAGTGCTCTTATGTATAGGCACTGATCGATCAACAGGGGATTGCCTGGGTCCATTGGTAGGAAGCAAGCTAAATTATCAACATAGCAATTTTTTCGAGATATATGGAAACCTTGATTATCCAGTTCACGCAGGTAACTTACAAGAGTGTTTAAGTGAAATTCAACAAAAATATGTAGATCCTTTTGTTATTGCCTTGGATGCTTGCCTGGGAAGTATTGATAACGTTGGTTATATAACCATTGGAGACGGTTCACTGCAACCTGGTGCAGGTGTTAATAAATCATTACCTCCCGTAGGACATATCTATATCACAGGTATTGTTAACGTAGGAGGATTTATGGAGTATTTGGTATTACAGAATACACGGCTTAATTTGGTTATGAAAATGGCAGATATTATAGTTCAGGGATTATCTAAGGTGGCCATAAACTCCCGGCAGGAAAAAGCCCGGAGCTGTTAA